Proteins found in one Ornithorhynchus anatinus isolate Pmale09 chromosome 8, mOrnAna1.pri.v4, whole genome shotgun sequence genomic segment:
- the ZNF217 gene encoding zinc finger protein 217, producing MPTQPLLAYMDGPDGIASTVGTRMEINDASMSIKGTNTISYKNIPEKFLMEAEGCMPLDCMFCDQTFKHPEDLSKHVLTQHRPTLCEPAVLRVEAEYLSPLDKNQVRTESALQENNGKENEFSCEVCGQTFGGAFDVETHMKKHKDSFTYWCSVCGRRFKEPWFLKNHMRTHTGKPGSRNKLQQGSESPVTINEVVQEHAAENVTSPYKICMVCGFLFPNKESLIEHSKVHTKESISSGGDTQVVGANEGRFASPREEFLQFLNLRPNLSPENVGKSAKSAKWIAELDPFNTYQAWQLATKGKVAVGRGEVKEPGQEGSTDNDDSCSDKEELGEIWNANKTSHTESTGKSKTNKSNCSGIASLSQDKEKLKHTSGEVPSMDVESKLSQNKEKPTHCAECGKAFRTYHQLVLHSRVHKRDRRTDAESPTTSIEGRQQRTCSPDMSTALDENGAMDRVEGGSEDGSEDGISETLHLDKNEDGMERGKIKNLASSRECSYCGKYFRSNYYLNIHLRTHTGEKPYKCEFCDYAAAQKTSLRYHLERHHKDKQVDITAEVKNEGKNSLLCRETEDALVTINGAQTKNLKRLFDGTKDTKGCPPAKQQKEMPSAFQNPLGSDILSSLKDSQDSSKNTVGESSAKNSENSATRHQEKLKKRIVSELQAKNAEVGVSLDSRGGVACEIDIDVEEVKEIALNCKHKPNMDFQEKPLNLSTGTTQEFVAVSVARGLLATSTCPFCTYRTLYPEVLMMHQRLMHKYNPDIHKNCCRNKTSAKTRRTGCPPALLGKDVPPLAPNPVKPKASLPTQPKSLQPEKVKHCPPLQSKVPLSSGMDSSTLAPNNLKSHRSQQNIGAPVGTYRQQPSEIHSKPSVSPVPDRVKRSEAKSKSLNVASLQPGGANGNINGSIEYPLKNESVWPNSQGREYFCNRTVGNVSTEFGETSSKRVKPNILTLDLDSTMANYRRGYDINRYRVASRIANLLPQECPCTPATSVLPTKQGLLNSNEVDSQNVLTILKSYEPYSSGSLYSSCGPSGSQVSSSTLEGKRPVSYQHLSNNILQKRNYDTLIGNAHNRPNDKKT from the exons ATGCCAACACAACCTCTGTTAGCCTACATGGATGGACCAGATGGAATAGCCAGTACAGTTGGTACACGGATGGAAATTAATGATGCCTCCATGTCAATCAAAGGGACCAACACCATCTCTTACAAAAACATACCCGAAAAGTTTTTAATGGAAGCAGAAGGATGCATGCCTTTGGATTGCATGTTTTGTGATCAGACTTTTAAACATCCAGAAGACCTCAGTAAGCATGTCTTAACCCAACACAGACCCACTCTCTGTGAACCAGCGGTATTGCGGGTTGAAGCAGAGTACCTTAGTCCCCTTGACAAAAATCAAGTGCGAACGGAGTCTGCTTTGCAGGAAAATAACGGCAAGGAAAATGAATTCAGTTGTGAAGTTTGCGGGCAAACATTTGGTGGAGCTTTTGATGTCGAGACCCACATGAAAAAACATAAGGACTCATTTACTTATTGGTGTAGTGTTTGTGGAAGAAGATTTAAAGAACCATGGTTCCTTAAAAATCACATGAGAACACACACTGGTAAACCTGGGTCTAGGAACAAACTCCAGCAGGGCTCGGAGAGTCCAGTAACCATAAACGAAGTTGTTCAAGAGCATGCAGCAGAAAACGTAACGTCGCCCTACAAAATCTGCATGGTTTGTGGTTTCTTATTTCCCAATAAAGAAAGCCTGATTGAACACAGCAAAGTGCACACCAAAGAATCTATTTCCAGTGGTGGTGATACGCAAGTTGTCGGTGCCAACGAAGGAAGATTTGCATCTCCAAGGGAAGAATTCCTGCAGTTTTTAAACTTAAGGCCAAATCTGAGTCCGGAAAACGTTGGGAAGTCGGCGAAGTCTGCAAAATGGATTGCTGAACTAGACCCATTCAACACATATCAAGCATGGCAGTTGGCTACCAAAGGCAAAGTTGCCGTCGGCCGCGGAGAAGTTAAAGAACCAGGGCAAGAAGGAAGTACGGACAATGATGATTCTTGTTCAGATAAAGAAGAACTTGGAGAAATTTGGAATGCTAATAAAACCAGCCACACTGAAAGTACCGGAAAGTCCAAAACAAATAAAAGCAATTGTTCAGGAATTGCTAGTCTCTCCCAAGACAAAGAGAAGCTCAAACATACCAGTGGGGAAGTGCCTTCCATGGATGTAGAATCTAAACTCTCCCAGAACAAAGAGAAGCCAACACACTGTGCAGAGTGCGGCAAAGCCTTCAGAACATATCATCAGTTGGTTCTCCATTCGAGAGTGCATAAAAGAGATAGAAGAACGGATGCTGAATCCCCAACGACTTCCATTGAAGGGAGGCAGCAGAGAACGTGTTCTCCGGACATGAGTACCGCTCTAGATGAAAATGGAGCGATGGACAGAGTGGAAGGCGGTTCTGAAGATGGATCAGAAGATGGGATTTCGGAAACGCTTCATTTAG ATAAAAATGAAGATGGCATGGAACGAGGAAAAATTAAGAATCTTGCATCCTCCAGAGAGTGCAGCTATTGCGGAAAATATTTCCGTTCAAATTATTACCTCAATATTCATCTCAGAACTCATACAG GTGAAAAACCGTACAAATGTGAATTTTGTGATTATGCAGCAGCCCAGAAAACATCTTTGAGGTATCATTTAGAGAGACATCACAAAGACAAGCAAGTGGATATCACAGCCGAAGTAAAGAATGAAGGTAAAAACTCATTACTATGTCGGGAGACTGAAGATGCCCTAGTAACGATTAATGGTGCTCAAACCAAAAATTTGAAAAGGCTTTTTGATGGTACCAAAGATACCAAAGGCTGCCCTCCTGCAAAGCAACAAAAAGAGATGCCGTCTGCCTTTCAAAATCCTCTGGGCAGTGACATCCTGTCATCCTTGAAGGATTCTCAGGATTCCAGCAAAAACACAGTTGGTGAGAGCTCTGCTAAAAACAGTGAAAATTCAGCCACTCGGCATCAGGAAAAATTAAAGAAGAGAATCGTGAGCGAACTTCAAGCAAAAAATGCCGAGGTAGGTGTTAGTCTTGACTCGAGAGGAGGCGTCGCCTGCGAGATTGACATCGATGTAGAAGAGGTGAAAGAGATTGCACTAAACTGTAAACACAAACCCAATATGGACTTTCAAGAAAAGCCTTTAAACTTGTCTACTGGGACCACTCAAGAATTTGTGGCAGTTTCTGTTGCTCGAGGTTTATTAGCAACCAGCACCTGCCCGTTTTGTACTTACAGAACACTTTACCCGGAAGTCCTCATGATGCACCAGAGACTGATGCATAAATATAACCCTGACATTCATAAAAATTGTTGCAGAAATAAGACTTCTGCCAAAACCAGGCGTACCGGATGCCCACCAGCTTtacttggaaaagatgtgcctccCTTGGCCCCGAATCCCGTTAAACCCAAGGCATCCCTACCCACACAACCAAAATCTCTGCAGCCAGAAAAAGTTAAGCACTGCCCACCTCTGCAGAGCAAAGTCCCACTTTCTTCAGGAATGGACTCCAGCACTTTAGCCCCAAACAACCTGAAGTCTCACAGGTCACAGCAAAATATTGGAGCTCCAGTGGGCACCTATCGACAGCAGCCATCTGAAATTCATTCTAAACCCAGCGTTTCTCCGGTACCGGACCGAGTGAAAAGATCGGAAGCTAAGTCGAAGTCTCTGAACGTAGCATCCTTGCAACCTGGAGGAGCCAATGGTAATATCAACGGCTCCATTGAGTATCCCCTGAAAAATGAAAGTGTGTGGCCTAACAGTCAAGGAAGAGAGTACTTTTGTAATAGGACCGTAGGTAATGTCAGTACGGAATTTGGAGAAACGTCCTCAAAAAGAGTTAAGCCTAATATATTAACTCTTGACCTCGACTCTACTATGGCAAATTACAGAAGAGGGTATGACATAAATAGATACCGTGTTGCAAGTAGAATTGCAAATCTGTTACCTCAGGAATGTCCGTGCACACCTGCTACATCTGTTCTGCCAACTAAACAAGGACTCCTGAATTCAAATGAAGTTGATTCTCAGAACGTACTGACTATTTTAAAGTCCTATGAGCCATACAGTTCCGGATCACTCTACAGTTCTTGTGGACCAAGTGGAAGTCAAGTATCGAGCTCAACGTTAGAAG GAAAAAGGCCCGTGTCTTATCAACACTTATCTAACAACATACTACAAAAAAGAAACTATGATACTCTTATTGGTAATGCACATAATCGGCCAAATGACAAGAAAACTTGA